One window from the genome of Nicotiana tomentosiformis chromosome 5, ASM39032v3, whole genome shotgun sequence encodes:
- the LOC104089985 gene encoding tubulin-folding cofactor C, with protein MEEDDHLSNPTSTADSSDSALQRKHAAMIERLSNLHQSRSTRKPESDSNSTSSFLSRFSESKNSIESTLSRIRQTPDPHSNPTLKPELDNVSLSISNLEKLVAENSFSLPSYEVRTCLKTVADLKQIVEQVTCDVIPKKKFSFKNKSTKKITTQSDDLGPRVLDNNSQNVESRDLGFKVLDSPGFRGNENEVLVKEFNNRGSDEEIREFVLSDLRGCEVRLMGNIRALFVNKLIDCKVYVGPVFGSVLIEEAKDCVFMMASHQIRIHQAKRCDFYLRVRSRPIVEDSNGVRFAPYCLKYDGIEKNLEEANLGEETGNWSNVDDFKWLRAVQSPNWSILPENERLGVVDISTRDAKISC; from the coding sequence ATGGAAGAAGACGATCACCTCTCAAACCCCACCAGCACCGCCGATTCTTCAGATTCCGCTCTCCAACGGAAGCATGCAGCAATGATCGAACGCCTTTCAAACCTACACCAATCCCGTTCGACCCGCAAACCCGAATCCGATTCAAACTCCACAAGCTCATTCCTTTCCCGTTTCTCCGAATCCAAAAACTCCATTGAATCCACACTCTCCCGCATCCGTCAAACACCCGACCCGCATTCCAACCCGACCTTAAAACCCGAACTCGACAACGTCTCACTTTCCATTTCTAATCTCGAAAAGCTCGTCGCTGAAAACTCATTTTCCCTTCCTTCTTACGAAGTCCGCACGTGCCTCAAAACCGTAGCAGATCTCAAACAAATCGTCGAACAGGTCACGTGCGATGTAATCCCGAAGAAGAAATTCTCTTTCAAGAACAAATCAACAAAGAAAATCACAACCCAAAGTGATGATTTAGGGCCTAGGGTTTTGGATAACAACAGCCAAAATGTGGAATCGAGGgatttagggtttaaggttttgGATTCTCCGGGATTTAGGGGAAACGAAAATGAGGTGTTAGTGAAGGAATTTAATAATAGGGGCAGTGATGAGGAGATTAGGGAATTCGTGTTATCAGATTTAAGGGGTTGTGAGGTGAGATTAATGGGGAATATAAGGGCATTGTTTGTAAATAAGCTGATTGATTGTAAGGTTTATGTTGGACCTGTTTTTGGGTCGGTTTTGATTGAGGAAGCGAAAGATTGTGTTTTTATGATGGCGTCGCATCAGATTCGGATTCATCAAGCAAAAAGGTGTGATTTTTATCTTCGAGTGAGGAGTAGGCCGATAGTTGAGGATAGTAATGGTGTAAGGTTTGCGCCGTATTGCTTGAAGTATGATGGGATTGAGAAGAATCTTGAAGAAGCTAATCTTGGTGAAGAAACAGGGAATTGGTCCAATGTGGATGATTTTAAGTGGTTACGAGCAGTGCAGTCTCCAAATTGGTCAATTTTGCCTGAAAATGAACGACTTGGCGTGGTGGATATTTCAACTCGAGACGCAAAGATTAGTTGCTGA